The proteins below are encoded in one region of Caulobacter henricii:
- a CDS encoding alpha/beta hydrolase, with protein MTQIPMLDGPSASPISGGPAKSLVIFLHGYGSNGADLIDLAPYWASALPDTLFLSPDAPQPCDGVPYGRQWWSLTSLTPAARAAGVRVSAPALNAYIDAQLAAHGLSEDRLALVGFSQGTMMALHVGPRRAKALAGIIGFSGMLADPDALAAEVVTKPPILLVHGDRDDVLPVEALHQAQLQLKGLDFDVAAHVSPGLGHSIDEPGLQLGARFLIDCLA; from the coding sequence ATGACCCAGATCCCCATGCTTGACGGTCCCAGCGCGTCGCCAATCTCGGGCGGCCCGGCCAAATCCCTGGTGATCTTCCTGCACGGCTATGGATCGAACGGCGCGGACCTGATCGACCTGGCCCCTTACTGGGCCTCTGCCTTGCCCGACACGCTGTTCCTTTCGCCCGACGCGCCCCAGCCCTGCGACGGCGTTCCCTACGGCCGGCAATGGTGGTCCCTGACCAGCCTGACGCCGGCGGCGCGCGCGGCGGGCGTCCGCGTCTCGGCCCCGGCTCTGAACGCCTATATCGACGCCCAGCTCGCCGCCCATGGCCTCAGCGAGGACAGGCTGGCCCTGGTCGGATTCAGTCAGGGCACGATGATGGCGCTGCATGTCGGGCCGCGCCGGGCCAAGGCCCTGGCCGGCATCATCGGCTTCTCCGGCATGCTGGCCGACCCAGACGCCTTGGCCGCCGAGGTCGTGACCAAGCCACCCATTCTGCTCGTCCACGGCGACCGCGACGACGTCCTGCCCGTCGAAGCGCTGCACCAGGCCCAGCTCCAGCTCAAGGGCCTGGACTTCGACGTCGCAGCCCATGTTTCGCCTGGCCTTGGCCACAGCATCGATGAACCCGGCCTCCAGCTCGGCGCGCGTTTCCTGATCGACTGCCTCGCCTGA